In Glycine max cultivar Williams 82 chromosome 15, Glycine_max_v4.0, whole genome shotgun sequence, the DNA window acattaatattttaaaatgaaggtaattctttttatttgttctagctgattaatttattgttttgtccAACATATATGGTGAATaagtatgtttatttttaaaattttaaattgtgagaaataatcatataaaaaaaactcttaacaagttaaaaattatttttttaatataaattaatacaaaCACGTAGGAAAGCATAACATatcttattagtttttatttttttttttatataagtattcATTTTTAGGGGATGATATATATCCATATATAACTCACCAGGCATATTCAATTAGATGTTGAAGTACTCGTACTGTTGTAcataaaaactttttataacATGTCATTTTGCACTGTAAGATGTGACTGTGATTGTATATGTCTCCCAAATATATGAAGTCCACTTTGTGTTTTTCATTATATCTGAGCCGTTTCTTGTGGAATTCTGATCATAAAATGCATGAATTAAGTGGGTCGGTTTGTTTGGTGAGTACGTAAGAAGAGCATTTGAGAAAGCCGCATACGCGTTAGAACCGTTAAGAATCACTATGTAATATAACAAGTAACATTAACAACAATAATCATAGTCTCAAAAAACCACGTTATGTTCAATTTCCAGTgggtgaataatttttttgaggaATATTCactaactatttaaaaatttactgTGATTTTAGTTtgttagtaaaaattaaaaatatcgttatttagataataaaaaccCGTGAAGAAGGACGCGTGAAAGTCCGTCTATCGATTTGGTCGGAGATAGTGCATGTGTTAATCTTTCGATATTACTTAAtccttattaaatttaaatatgacttatatctatatttatggatttctgttaaaatcataaacatacctttttatttttactggAATCATTATGCGTATTTAGAGCTCCCCgactatatatatagttaatttgGTAATACTAAGGTTCGGATTTTTATGGGGTATTgtttaattatacaaaaataatatagctcgaaagcatgtaaaataataaGGTTAATAAAGCTATTAGAGCTGaatacatataaaaaagaaCTTATATTTAGATGGATATAAGACTCACTTTAGATGATCTTTATATCTTAAAAGAGTTTAGTTTCCAACTATTAATTCAAACATATTCttgtaatacaaaaaaaaaaataatattaaattgtgGAGAAGTTGCAATGGTGTGCGTGTTAGTTAAACCAAAAACTTCCTTGTTCATTAACACAAAAAATGTTTAAGCCTTGGGGAGGAAAAGCCCCAACAATCTCATTAATCATTTGGAAAAATAGAGATTAGATCATGGACTGCGTAAAATGCGCTGCAGCCGACACGTTAATCGCATAAGAATGTTGTAATAATTTATGCATTATTAAATAACGAAAAAATAATGATCTTTATCAAATAACCAGTCTTTAATCTATATTGTAATgcgttaaattattttattttttccttttataaaatttagagtCATCCATGACATTAAAGAGAGTATTATATTCTAATATTCCAGATTATtgattaaagtatttttaaatatttaacttattCCGCAAAACATAGGGAGGATATGGTTGTTAGCAATAGCACACATGATAAGCCGAAAGCTAGTTACTACTAAAAGAATGTGAACTCAGTCCTTTGAACCAAAAAAAGAGAGCATAGAATCTCTCTCTTCTCACCAGCAAATTAATGTGAATAATATATTGTACTCGACAAGAAGAAAATCTTTCTGCTGCAGATAcgcttgtattaaaaaaaaaaaaaacaaacaaggagACCTAGCCAAAGTTTGTCTCCAAAATAAGGTATAAACTACAAGTTTTATCGCAGGTTTATCGTGGCTAATAATTAATCTCTCACCTGGTCAGAAGAAAATATGCATGCTAGGCTAGCTAGCTATATCTATAACCAACTTTTGAATCTTCAATTCAAATAGATCCTGATATTTTAGCTATATCTCTCACCTAATTTTCCAATCCTCAAACGTGCAATCAATTAGTTTTCTGCAATTGATGTAAACAGATCAGTTCTAAAATTAAGAAGccaagaggagagagagaacaaAGGCAAATAGacaattgaaaaattatacatCCCAAAAGTTATATacattaataaaagaataacaatAAATTGTTAGTCAGATTCATCGGACTAGCTAGACTggatctttttaattaaaatcttaaatttcATCTCCTTAGTCTacacaataaagaaaaaaataaaacaaagaaataaaataaaaaagagaagtacaacataaaataattgataaaatgaaagaagataaaaaaaaatggtattatataaattaaaagcgttatataatattaaacaatATTAAGAACCCCAAGAGTTTTTATACctatgatatataattttttaaaagtaaacttcattttctttccttaaaaGATGGTTGAATTACATTATTCTCTccccatttttattaaaaaattacattcttcTCTTTAATAtcaaaggaaaataatatatataatgcactttaattcattttaacgAGCTTGCTATCGATCATTTAAATAAACCTATACACGGTgaattattacaattttttttctatgctATATATGTGTTTGGCTTTGGGTTAATTAACTAGTTTGCAGCAATCATATGTAACTTTAGTActagaataaattaaaagaaaaccaaaaagcttaggaaaaaaagaaagaaagaaaataactaaGAATCCAACAGTTGAACGTGTGAAAGGAAGTTTAACCGGCCACAACTTTGAAGGTTATATATCTTTGAGTCCCTTGTATCGATCGATGTTTGCCATGTTTGATTGAGATgcctatctatatatatatatatatttttacttactTCCTAATTAATTTCTATGCAAATGGAGTTATGACAACACAAAACGCGCGTCCATTACAACCTGGTCCACTCTAGTAGATGCTACCAGAGCTTCTGTATGTTGTGATTATGATGTATTTATCCATTGGCCATTAGACATaaagaaacaagaaataatatctcttctaatggttcatTGTTTAGTTGCATCATGTCTTACATCATTTTGTTCATTCCTTTCATTAGTCACCAAGggttttaattaattgtatataCCTGTGCAAATTTCTGTGTATTGAAATGGAGatgaaaaatatcatatatatatatatatatatatatatatatatatatatatatatatatataatatatatatatatatatatataccatctAATCGCTTCTGTTACTCCTTACATGAAGTCTAGCCATTGAACTAACCAACGCAACCTATTTTCAATCAAAACGTAGCCTTAAAAACGTAGCCTTACACGTAGCACAGAGTCAATTTTTGTCAACATTAATCCTGCCAAAGGACAGAAATATTGTTTGCATAGTTAGCTCCAAGACTTTGAAAAAGTTTAGGAGAAGGAAAGATGgtcataatttttgtttttccatcAAAGCTTGACAcctattattattaattctttttagttATCACTATTTTTGGATAAGCTTTCAATAGAATGAAAACTATTGTTTTCTTACAAATTTGtgtacatttattttataactaaaaGAGCATAAGTTTGGTGAAACCACGCGTACTGATgcattattgattaaaaaatttaataaatatatttttgaatgaaaaaactgtattagaaatcataataaaaatatattgataatacttttaacaaaattattttaattccttaagTAGTGTCTTaagtatatttattaatatactcGGTGtggtgtatatatatttttacaccCTTAAATTTTCCTTTTCAACCACTAAACATCCTTTATAACTTCCACTATTTTAATATCCATATTCTAAAATATGATATAATCAACAAGTAATATGGTGTTATATATACATGTAGATAGATAATTCGAGAGGGAGCATATAaagaatattttgaaatatattaattttcattcaaaaaagGACAATGAATAATTAGCTTTACTTTTTTTAGAAGAACGAATAATTAGCTAACTAAAATTCaagataagtttaattttttaaatactgttaatataaaaagttttatactattacttaaataaaattttattgataaatttttgaaaataatttatataacaatcaacatatttattttaaacaagtataactatttataattaaatgataatataaaatattttacacaatAAATATGTTGAACATTGAATTTAATAATCATAaactaacaatataaaatagatatatCCTATCATATAATCATAAATCAAAgttgaatatttgtaattaaagacAATAcagaattattttatattatttatgttaacatgtacaaatatttatttttgtgtagAATACTCCTTCCGttctcatatataaaaaataattttgaaaataattctcTTTTTTATAAGATGTGATCTCAGTTATCTtatatactaattattttttatttgaatatttcgaattatctttttcttttttcttatggaAATTAGAGTATAATTATAGATAaatttaatactaataattaaattaattaacttttttaataagtataaattaataaataaaaaatatcatgtaaTTAGGGACGGATGATGAAATATTTTCTAACGAAAAAACAAACTTGTGAAGTGAAGTTCAAGTTAGACTTGGTAATCCATAAACGTgcaagagatgaaagaaaaacgAAAGAAGAAGGAAGGTTTAGAATGGAAGGGGGGGGGGGCAAGCGTGTGGGGCAATGGGATGTGACGTGACCAAAGAttggaaggagaagaagagagaattggCCACGTGTAGGGGGGAGTCACACTCTCATTGAGGGAGCAACGCGGGGTTCGACGTGTGCAAAATAACAAATGCCTTCCCCACTCAAAGGCAAGGCAATTAGGCAAAGCCATGAATCAAAAGCCCATTACATATTCCTCCCTCCCTAAACTAATGGGCCAATAGAGAACAACCATCCTCAAAACACTATTCTctgctttctttttttgcctTTGCCTTTGCCTTTGCCGCtttaattctctctctctctctctctaccgTTTTTCTTGTCATCAATTGTCATGTGTGATTGCTCTCAATTTAAGGAACTTTCCCCCATATTTTATTCATAGGCGCATATTATAAGCACTCTCTCTATACTAGagggagaaaatgaaagaagggGGTCGTGGCATAGTTTCACGTAGCTATGTCCCACCTTGTACCATTCACTTATTGGCAATCCTACCTTTTATGAGTCCCCTCCCTCCATTTTCTTAATCCTACACGTGGTCTCCTCCTCCTACATGTCTCACTTCAACCTCCATCCCTTCCTCCCTCCTCCCCCCACTATATATACTCCCATATCTCACTCCCCACTCTCCCCAACTCACTCCCTTACATACACCACCTCCTCTCctacaattttcaaaatcaaaacactCATACACACCTCTCAATTCAAACCAATTTCTACTACTTCCTTCAACATCTCTCCATCACAAGCTTACACAACTACTTACTTCAACCTCAACAACCTCTCTTTcaaaattagaaacaaaaacCATTCACCATggcatcatcagcagcagcaacaacaacaacaaacacttGGATCAAAACCACACTCCCTTCTCCTCCTACAACCTTAAAGAAAAGGTTTCCTTGCAATTCCAATTCCAATTCCAACTCCAACGCCATCACATGTTCTCTTCAAACACTCCACTTCCCCAAAAAGTACCAACCAAcctccacaaccacaaccacaacaacaacaaccactcCAGCAAGAGAAACCAAACCAGTAATCGCTTCTCCCTCCGAAACAAAACACCCATTACCTCAAAGTTGGAACTTCTCCAGAAAGCAGCGGCTCAGCCNNNNNNNNNNNNNNNNNNNNNNNNNNNNNNNNNNNNNNNNNNNNNNNNNNNNNNNNNNNNNNNNNNNNNNNNNNNNNNNNNNNNNNNNNNNNNNNNNNNNNNNNNNNNNNNNNNNNNNNNNNNNNNNNNNNNNNNNNNNNNNNNNNNNNNNNNNNNNNNNNNNNNNNNNNNNNNNNNNNNNNNNNNNNNNNNNNNNNNNNNNNNNNNNNNNNNNNNNNNNNNNNNNNNNNNNNNNNNNNNNNNNNNNNNNNNNNNNNNNNNNNNNNNNNNNNNNNNNNNNNNNNNNNNNNNNNNNNNNNNNNNNNNNNNNNNNNNNNNNNNNNNNNNNNNNNNNNNNNNNNNNNNNNNNNNNNNNNNNNNNNNNNNNNNNNNNNNNNNNNNNNNNNNNNNNNNNNNNNNNNNNNNTGTCCGAAGACGACTTACCCTACCATCTCCGACTCACCCCCAACGGCGACTTAACCACCGTCGGCCGTTACAACTTTAACGGCCAATTGAAATCCACAATGATCGCTCACCCCAAAGTCGACCCCGTCACCAACGACCTCCACGCGCTCTCCTACGACGTCGTCCAGAAGCCTTACCTCAAATACTTCCGCTTCTCCCCAAACGGCGTCAAATCCCCCGACGTCGAAATCCCTTTGAAAGAACCCACCATGATGCACGATTTCGCAATAACAGAAAACTTCGTCGTCATCCCCGACCAGCAAGTGGTTTTCAAACTTTCCGAAATGATCTCCGGTGGCTCCCCCGTTGTATACGATAAGAATAAGGTTTCGAGATTTGGGATTCTGAACAAGAATGCTAAAGACCCCAATGGGATGAAATGGATCGATGCTCCTGAATGTTTCTGCTTCCATCTCTGGAACGCTTGGGAGGAACCCGAAAACGACGAGATTGTTGTGATCGGTTCCTGCATGACCCCCGCAGACTCCATTTTCAACGAATGCGATGAGAGTTTGAAGAGCGTCTTGTCTGAGATAAGGCTGAATTTGAAGACCGGAAAGTCTACAAGAAAACCCATTATCTCCGAATCCCAACAGGTCAACTTGGAAGCCGGCATGGTCAACAGAAACAAGCTCGGACGAAAGACCCAGTTTGCGTACTTAGCACTTGCCGAGCCATGGCCTAAGGTTTCAGGTTTCGCTAAAGTTGATTTGTTCAGTGGGGAAGTGAACAAGTACATGTATGGGGAAGAGAGGTTCGGTGGGGAGCCTCTGTTTCTTCCAAATGGTGTTGACGGTGATGAAGATGATGGCTATATTCTCGCATTCGTGCATGATGAGAAGGAATGGAAATCGGAGCTGCAGATTGTGAATGCCAAAACTTTGAAGCTTGAGGCTTCCGTTAAGCTTCCTTCTAGAGTTCCTTATGGGTTTCACGGCACTTTTATTCATTCAAATGATTTGAGGAAACAAGCTTGAATTGGTGACGGTAAATAAGTGAGTTTTTCACTTTCTGAGGAGAGGTTTAACTGTGGGATGCTTGCAGATACGCCCCCGGAATCTACTCCTCTTCAGTTTCTGTTGCagatttttacttttcttcatttttttcactttggGAGTGAGAGGTTTTGGGGACCAGCTTGTAGCTTTTGGGGTGTAGTTAGCAATGAAGCTCAGCTGGTCTCTGTTTTTCTTTCGCTTGATGTGCATGTAaagtataagagaaaaaaaaaagggtacatttatatatatcacAGTATAGAATGTGATATACTATGATATGATGTGGTTACGGTTTACTGTAAACTTCTGTTGTAAATATcagaaataattaatgatacttatttcactatttttataatttgtctctatAGTCTCCTTCAAATCCTTGTCTTTCTAATGATTTGTGATATGCTGCTGTGGGAGAAGAGAACCAATAAATGTAAAAAGGTGGCCTCTGAATTCATTGAGTAGCTGATTTAGCCCCAATTAAAGggaaaatatattaactaataCACTACTGTTAAATACTTTTGaaattctctttttcttataaaattatttttatttttttaagataatttttttcaaagataaataaaatt includes these proteins:
- the LOC100814399 gene encoding 9-cis-epoxycarotenoid dioxygenase NCED1, chloroplastic (The sequence of the model RefSeq protein was modified relative to this genomic sequence to represent the inferred CDS: added 685 bases not found in genome assembly); translated protein: MASSAAATTTTNTWIKTTLPSPPTTLKKRFPCNSNSNAITCSLQTLHFPKKYQPTSTTTTTTTTTTPARETKPVIASPSETKHPLPQSWNFLQKAAASALDMVETALVSHERKHPLPKTADPRVQIAGNFAPVPEHPAQHSLPVAGKIPKCIEGVYVRNGANPLYEPVAGHHFFDGDGMVHAVKFHSGAASYACRFTETQRLAQEKTLGRPVFPKAIGELHGHSGIARLLLFYARSLFGLVDGSHGMGVANAGLVYFNNHLLAMSEDDLPYHLRLTPNGDLTTVGRYNFNGQLKSTMIAHPKVDPVTNDLHALSYDVVQKPYLKYFRFSPNGVKSPDVEIPLKEPTMMHDFAITENFVVIPDQQVVFKLSEMISGGSPVVYDKNKVSRFGILNKNAKDPNGMKWIDAPECFCFHLWNAWEEPENDEIVVIGSCMTPADSIFNECDESLKSVLSEIRLNLKTGKSTRKPIISESQQVNLEAGMVNRNKLGRKTQFAYLALAEPWPKVSGFAKVDLFSGEVNKYMYGEERFGGEPLFLPNGVDGDEDDGYILAFVHDEKEWKSELQIVNAKTLKLEASVKLPSRVPYGFHGTFIHSNDLRKQA